In a genomic window of Zingiber officinale cultivar Zhangliang chromosome 9B, Zo_v1.1, whole genome shotgun sequence:
- the LOC122023790 gene encoding uncharacterized protein LOC122023790, producing MPRHNSGTNAFFDGYCTGPKLVTSSCSSSSFSKTHCFKRKVLISKKKGSTTPVPLWRDHARSPQCVTGSHESPKHLLSANGGKQTRVPLSARKLANALWTLSHTPQGKFKDLQGMRSMPTTRRVTNSGCVADVSVRRHICDQENFSASEMLNQWRSSNHRQMLQPIRQKYGSQKNSRVPSDKPNLMETETSLQGLTSIGSPVGGEKHSYELRSNLVTTKKLMKIFIRLCGLHKKPDSAISLARIIYCQLSQALVSVDQLVHEKESEESKFLHLLNQIVEEKRTWKKKKQEGIRLSFQPIIEGLETERKLRRRAEWENKKLRVELDKVNSSLAEACENLDSERKTREMIEQFCGQMIKEIGDDKAEVEELKWESVKAREELDKERQMLQLADELREERVQMKLCEAKYQYEEKNAAVDQLRCQLEAFLVTKRTKETENEPWNLICDMENDRPRQMVHQSSSLGKLIMDNKDLDEENDETDSEDSDLHLIELNLDDNNNGYCWNHASAAIDDDKLDLSKEKHCRSTKCEKLPGTYLSSEQVTTEEVQENSTKRDQHLDNNLDEGRQIDSIGMVDQYGVPKEQRTENSRIVLPLTLPNSTKQSSRQEDLQSTLEQVCLASKVSELLKAFRESESKANLGRMKKVHSELQLTIQ from the exons ATGCCAAGGCATAATTCAGGTACCAACGCCTTTTTTGATGGATATTGCACTGGGCCAAAGCTAGTCACCTCATCATGTTCATCGAGTTCATTCTCGAAGACTCACTGTTTTAAGAGGAAAGTGTTGATCTCCAAGAAGAAAGGGTCGACGACGCCAGTTCCCTTGTGGAGAGATCATGCTAGATCACCACAATGCGTTACCGGCTCTCATGAATCGCCAAAGCACCTGCTTTCCGCAAATGGTGGCAAACAAACGCGAGTTCCTCTATCAGCTAGGAAGCTGGCTAATGCTCTCTGGACACTGAGCCACACTCCGCaaggaaaattcaaggatttacaGGGCATGAGATCGATGCCAACGACCAGGAGAGTGACAAATTCAGGGTGTGTGGCAGATGTTTCTGTTCGTCGTCATATATGCGATCAGGAAAATTTCTCAGCATCAGAA ATGCTGAACCAGTGGAGATCGAGCAACCATAGGCAAATGTTACAACCAATTCGCCAAAAATATGGAAGCCAGAAGAACAGTAGGGTACCTTCTGATAAACCCAATTTAATGGAG ACTGAAACTTCTCTCCAGGGTCTCACTTCAATAGGCTCACCTGTAGGAGGTGAGAAACATTCGTATGAATTACGTAGTAATTTGGTTACTACAAAAAAACTCATGAAAATATTCATCCGGCTATGTGGATTGCATAAGAAGCCAGATTCTGCAATCTCTCTTGCTAGAATCATTTACTGCCAATTAAGCCAGGCACTTGTCTCAGTTGATCAGCTTGTCCATGAGAAAGAATCTGAGGAAAGTAAATTTCTTCATCTTTTGAACCAGATCGTGGAAGAAAAAAGAACATggaagaaaaagaagcaagaaGGAATAAGACTTTCTTTTCAGCCTATAATTGAGGGACTTGAGACTGAAAGAAAATTAAGAAGAAGAGCTGAGTGGGAGAATAAAAAACTCAGAGTTGAGCTAGACAAAGTTAATTCTTCACTGGCAGAAGCATGTGAAAACCTGGACAGTGAGAGGAAAACAAGGGAAATGATCGAACAATTCTGTGGTCAGATGATTAAAGAAATCGGTGATGACAAGGCTGAAGTAGAAGAGCTGAAGTGGGAATCTGTAAAGGCAAGAGAAGAGCTGGACAAGGAGAGACAAATGCTTCAGCTCGCAGATGAATTGCGCGAAGAAAGAGTTCAGATGAAGCTATGTGAAGCCAAATATCAATATGAAGAGAAGAATGCAGCTGTTGACCAATTGAGGTGCCAGCTTGAGGCATTTCTAGTAACTAAAAGAACAAAAGAAACAGAAAATGAGCCATGGAATCTTATTTGTGACATGGAAAATGATCGCCCAAGACAAATGGTGCACCAAAGCAGTAGCCTAGGTAAGCTAATTATGGACAATAAAGATCTAGATGAAGAAAATGATGAAACTGACTCAGAAGATAGTGATTTGCACTTGATTGAACTGAATTTGGACGACAACAACAATGGCTACTGTTGGAATCATGCTTCTGCAGCCATTGATGATGATAAACTAGATTTGTCAAAGGAAAAACATTGTCGGAGCACAAAATGTGAAAAACTGCCTGGTACCTACCTCTCTTCAGAGCAAGTCACAACTGAGGAAGTCCAagaaaactctacaaaaagagaTCAGCACTTGGATAATAATCTTGATGAAGGAAGACAAATTGACAGTATTGGCATGGTCGACCAATATGGGGTTCCAAAGGAACAACGCACTGAGAATTCAAGAATTGTTCTTCCACTTACTCTACCAAATTCAACAAAGCAATCAAGCAGACAAGAAGATTTGCAAAGTACACTGGAGCAAGTTTGTTTAGCATCAAAGGTTTCTGAACTGTTGAAAGCATTTAGGGAGAGTGAATCTAAAGCAAATTTGGGAAGGATGAAAAAGGTTCATTCTGAGTTGCAGCTAACTATTCAGTAA